Proteins encoded by one window of Megachile rotundata isolate GNS110a chromosome 10, iyMegRotu1, whole genome shotgun sequence:
- the PNPase gene encoding polyribonucleotide nucleotidyltransferase 1 isoform X1, producing the protein MVLFKRTKLLNNKNLIFLRAKNQNKNGSLLHIKFISNKSTNDVTINLSNGSQMILSAGKYARFTSGCVTAKMGETSVMTTVVRKSVPDDTSMVPLIVNYRQKAAAIGRIPTNFLRRELGQSEQEILTSRVIDRSLRPLFNQRYSYETQLVCNLLAVDGVHDPDILSINAASAALSISDIPWNGPVGAVRVGMIDKKHVINPTRRELQESSLNLMLACTSKNLVVMMEGSANDILEPDLKKAIRLGTKECQTIIQSIANLQSEMGKPKFEIETDQELDQNVLKFVKEFSESELHNIFTCYSYDKISRDNAISYLKNKMLESISDHDSKFIAAATKAFSTITREVFRSVVYQVEKRCDGREFDELRPIECQVDLFKPLHGSSFFQRGQTQVLCTVTLDSIESSLKLDNISMLTSGIKEKHFFLHYEFPPYATNETGKLTGANRREIGHGALAEKGLRAVIPKDYPFAIRLTSEVLESNGSSSMATVCGGSLALMDAGVPISSAVAGVAMGLIYNPNIGNSVSDDDFKILTDISGIEDYFGDMDFKIAGTKKGFTALQVDVKVPGIPLKIVMKAIQKSATAKSRILNIMNRVIAAPAESDRKNKPVHDTIEVPVHQRGRFLGIGGTNLKKIYHETGVNIYPQSDTEFSLFAPNQTAMDEAKEMIAQSLQKDNEPTLIFGDIYKAKITEIRETGVMVTLYPTMVPTMLPNSQLDQRKIHHPSVLGLNVGDEIQVKYFGRDPVSGHVRLSRKVLQDPVSFVRNFSSTEETLETHKTQI; encoded by the exons ATGGTGCTTTTTAAACGTACCAAATTACTCAACAATAAAAACCTCATTTTTCTACGTGCAaagaatcaaaataaaaatggaagtttattacatattaaatttatatcaaataaaTCTACGAATGATGTGacaataaatttatcaaatgg aAGTCAAATGATATTATCAGCTGGAAAATATGCACGCTTTACAAGTGGATGTGTTACTGCCAAAATGGGCGAAACGTCGGTTATGACAACTGTAGTAAGGAAAAGTGTACCGGATGACACTTCCATGGTTCCATTAATTGTAAACTATCGACAAAAAGCAGCTGCCATAGGCCGCATACCAACCAACTTTCTTCGTAGAGAACTAGGCCAATCTGAACAAGAAATTCTTACAAGCAGAGTAATAGACAGATCTTTACGACCTTTGTTCAACCAAAGATATTCTTATGAAACACAACTTGTATGTAATTTATTAGCTGTAGATGGAGTTCATGATCCAGACATATTATCTATTAATGCTGCATCAGCAGCGTTAAGTATTTCAGATATTCCATGGAATGGGCCCGTAGGGGCAGTGAGAGTTGGAATGATCGATAAAAAACATGTTATTAATCCTACAAGGCGTGAACTCCAAGAAAGTTCACTAAACTTAATGTTAGCTTGTACATCTAAAAATCTTGTTGTTATGATGGAAGGATCTGCCAATGATATTTTAGAACCAGATCTTAAAAAAGCAATACGATTAGGTACCAAGGAATGTCAAACAATTATACAGTCCATAGCAAATTTACAAAGTGAAATGGGAAAgcctaaatttgaaattgaaactgATCAAGAGCTTGACCAAAATGTACTGAAATTTGTAAAGGAATTTTCAGAATCGGAgctacataatatttttacgtgTTATTCTTACGATAAGATATCACGCGACAATGCCATATCatatcttaaaaataaaatgttggaaaGTATAAGCGATCACGATTCAAAATTTATCGCAGCAGCTACAAAAGCTTTTAGTACCATTACCAGAGAAGTTTTTAGATCCGTGGTATATCAAGTAGAGAAGAG ATGCGATGGACGGGAATTTGATGAGCTGAGACCAATAGAATGTCAAGTAGACTTGTTTAAACCACTTCATGGTTCATCTTTCTTCCAAAGAGGACAAACTCAAGTTCTCTGCACAGTAACCCTCGACAGTATTGAGAGTTCTCTTAAATTGGATAATATTTCAATGTTAACTAG TGGCATAAAGGAAAAACATTTTTTCCTGCATTATGAATTCCCTCCATATGCAACAAATGAAACGGGTAAACTTACAGGAGCCAATCGTAGAGAGATAGGTCACGGGGCATTAGCAGAGAAAGGATTGCGGGCAGTTATACCAAAAGATTATCCATTTGCTATAAGATTGACAAGCGAAGTATTAGAATCAAATG GTTCTTCTTCAATGGCTACTGTTTGTGGTGGTAGTTTAGCATTAATGGATGCAGGGGTTCCAATATCGTCTGCAGTTGCCGGTGTAGCTATGGGACTAATATATAATCCAAACATCGGAAACAGTGTATCCGACGACGACTTTAAGATATTAACGGATATATcg GGTATAGAAGATTATTTTGGAGATATGGATTTTAAAATAGCAGGTACGAAAAAAGGATTTACCGCTTTACAAGTAGACGTGAAAGTACCAGGTATCCCTTTGAAGATAGTAATGAAGGCTATACAGAAATCAGCTACAGCAAAGAGTCGAATCCTTAATATAATGAATCGAGTGATAGCAGCCCCGGCGGAAAGTGATAGAAAGAATAAACCTGTGCACGATACTATAGAAGTGCCTGTGCACCAGAGAGGAAGGTTTCTTGGCATAGGaggaacaaatttgaaaaagattTATCACGAAACTGGAGTTAAT ATATATCCACAAAGTGATACAGAGTTTTCCTTGTTTGCACCTAATCAGACTGCGATGGACGAAGCGAAAGAAATGATCGCTCAAAGTCTGCAGAAAGATAATGAACCGACATTAATATTTGGCGACATTTATAAAGCAAAAATAACCGAAATTCGTGAAACTGGAGTTATGGTTACGTTGTATCCTACCATGGTGCCAACAATGTTACCCAACTCGCAGTTGGATCAGCGTAAAATACATCATCCCAGTGTTCTTGGTCTTAATGTTGGGGACGAAATACAAGTGAAGTATTTCGGACGAGATCCTGTTAGCGGTCATGTTAGATTATCGCGAAAAGTGTTACAGGATCCGGTTTCTTTCGTCAGAAATTTCAGTAGTACAGAAG AGACTTTGGAAACACATAAAacacaaatatga
- the PNPase gene encoding polyribonucleotide nucleotidyltransferase 1 isoform X3: MVLFKRTKLLNNKNLIFLRAKNQNKNGSLLHIKFISNKSTNDVTINLSNGSQMILSAGKYARFTSGCVTAKMGETSVMTTVVRKSVPDDTSMVPLIVNYRQKAAAIGRIPTNFLRRELGQSEQEILTSRVIDRSLRPLFNQRYSYETQLVCNLLAVDGVHDPDILSINAASAALSISDIPWNGPVGAVRVGMIDKKHVINPTRRELQESSLNLMLACTSKNLVVMMEGSANDILEPDLKKAIRLGTKECQTIIQSIANLQSEMGKPKFEIETDQELDQNVLKFVKEFSESELHNIFTCYSYDKISRDNAISYLKNKMLESISDHDSKFIAAATKAFSTITREVFRSVVYQVEKRCDGREFDELRPIECQVDLFKPLHGSSFFQRGQTQVLCTVTLDSIESSLKLDNISMLTSGIKEKHFFLHYEFPPYATNETGKLTGANRREIGHGALAEKGLRAVIPKDYPFAIRLTSEVLESNGSSSMATVCGGSLALMDAGVPISSAVAGVAMGLIYNPNIGNSVSDDDFKILTDISGIEDYFGDMDFKIAGTKKGFTALQVDVKVPGIPLKIVMKAIQKSATAKSRILNIMNRVIAAPAESDRKNKPVHDTIEVPVHQRGRFLGIGGTNLKKIYHETGVNFLFVDISTK, encoded by the exons ATGGTGCTTTTTAAACGTACCAAATTACTCAACAATAAAAACCTCATTTTTCTACGTGCAaagaatcaaaataaaaatggaagtttattacatattaaatttatatcaaataaaTCTACGAATGATGTGacaataaatttatcaaatgg aAGTCAAATGATATTATCAGCTGGAAAATATGCACGCTTTACAAGTGGATGTGTTACTGCCAAAATGGGCGAAACGTCGGTTATGACAACTGTAGTAAGGAAAAGTGTACCGGATGACACTTCCATGGTTCCATTAATTGTAAACTATCGACAAAAAGCAGCTGCCATAGGCCGCATACCAACCAACTTTCTTCGTAGAGAACTAGGCCAATCTGAACAAGAAATTCTTACAAGCAGAGTAATAGACAGATCTTTACGACCTTTGTTCAACCAAAGATATTCTTATGAAACACAACTTGTATGTAATTTATTAGCTGTAGATGGAGTTCATGATCCAGACATATTATCTATTAATGCTGCATCAGCAGCGTTAAGTATTTCAGATATTCCATGGAATGGGCCCGTAGGGGCAGTGAGAGTTGGAATGATCGATAAAAAACATGTTATTAATCCTACAAGGCGTGAACTCCAAGAAAGTTCACTAAACTTAATGTTAGCTTGTACATCTAAAAATCTTGTTGTTATGATGGAAGGATCTGCCAATGATATTTTAGAACCAGATCTTAAAAAAGCAATACGATTAGGTACCAAGGAATGTCAAACAATTATACAGTCCATAGCAAATTTACAAAGTGAAATGGGAAAgcctaaatttgaaattgaaactgATCAAGAGCTTGACCAAAATGTACTGAAATTTGTAAAGGAATTTTCAGAATCGGAgctacataatatttttacgtgTTATTCTTACGATAAGATATCACGCGACAATGCCATATCatatcttaaaaataaaatgttggaaaGTATAAGCGATCACGATTCAAAATTTATCGCAGCAGCTACAAAAGCTTTTAGTACCATTACCAGAGAAGTTTTTAGATCCGTGGTATATCAAGTAGAGAAGAG ATGCGATGGACGGGAATTTGATGAGCTGAGACCAATAGAATGTCAAGTAGACTTGTTTAAACCACTTCATGGTTCATCTTTCTTCCAAAGAGGACAAACTCAAGTTCTCTGCACAGTAACCCTCGACAGTATTGAGAGTTCTCTTAAATTGGATAATATTTCAATGTTAACTAG TGGCATAAAGGAAAAACATTTTTTCCTGCATTATGAATTCCCTCCATATGCAACAAATGAAACGGGTAAACTTACAGGAGCCAATCGTAGAGAGATAGGTCACGGGGCATTAGCAGAGAAAGGATTGCGGGCAGTTATACCAAAAGATTATCCATTTGCTATAAGATTGACAAGCGAAGTATTAGAATCAAATG GTTCTTCTTCAATGGCTACTGTTTGTGGTGGTAGTTTAGCATTAATGGATGCAGGGGTTCCAATATCGTCTGCAGTTGCCGGTGTAGCTATGGGACTAATATATAATCCAAACATCGGAAACAGTGTATCCGACGACGACTTTAAGATATTAACGGATATATcg GGTATAGAAGATTATTTTGGAGATATGGATTTTAAAATAGCAGGTACGAAAAAAGGATTTACCGCTTTACAAGTAGACGTGAAAGTACCAGGTATCCCTTTGAAGATAGTAATGAAGGCTATACAGAAATCAGCTACAGCAAAGAGTCGAATCCTTAATATAATGAATCGAGTGATAGCAGCCCCGGCGGAAAGTGATAGAAAGAATAAACCTGTGCACGATACTATAGAAGTGCCTGTGCACCAGAGAGGAAGGTTTCTTGGCATAGGaggaacaaatttgaaaaagattTATCACGAAACTGGAGTTAAT TTTCTTTTTGTAGATATATCCACAAAGTGA
- the PNPase gene encoding polyribonucleotide nucleotidyltransferase 1 isoform X2 — MYSRKSQMILSAGKYARFTSGCVTAKMGETSVMTTVVRKSVPDDTSMVPLIVNYRQKAAAIGRIPTNFLRRELGQSEQEILTSRVIDRSLRPLFNQRYSYETQLVCNLLAVDGVHDPDILSINAASAALSISDIPWNGPVGAVRVGMIDKKHVINPTRRELQESSLNLMLACTSKNLVVMMEGSANDILEPDLKKAIRLGTKECQTIIQSIANLQSEMGKPKFEIETDQELDQNVLKFVKEFSESELHNIFTCYSYDKISRDNAISYLKNKMLESISDHDSKFIAAATKAFSTITREVFRSVVYQVEKRCDGREFDELRPIECQVDLFKPLHGSSFFQRGQTQVLCTVTLDSIESSLKLDNISMLTSGIKEKHFFLHYEFPPYATNETGKLTGANRREIGHGALAEKGLRAVIPKDYPFAIRLTSEVLESNGSSSMATVCGGSLALMDAGVPISSAVAGVAMGLIYNPNIGNSVSDDDFKILTDISGIEDYFGDMDFKIAGTKKGFTALQVDVKVPGIPLKIVMKAIQKSATAKSRILNIMNRVIAAPAESDRKNKPVHDTIEVPVHQRGRFLGIGGTNLKKIYHETGVNIYPQSDTEFSLFAPNQTAMDEAKEMIAQSLQKDNEPTLIFGDIYKAKITEIRETGVMVTLYPTMVPTMLPNSQLDQRKIHHPSVLGLNVGDEIQVKYFGRDPVSGHVRLSRKVLQDPVSFVRNFSSTEETLETHKTQI; from the exons ATGTATTCAAGAAA aAGTCAAATGATATTATCAGCTGGAAAATATGCACGCTTTACAAGTGGATGTGTTACTGCCAAAATGGGCGAAACGTCGGTTATGACAACTGTAGTAAGGAAAAGTGTACCGGATGACACTTCCATGGTTCCATTAATTGTAAACTATCGACAAAAAGCAGCTGCCATAGGCCGCATACCAACCAACTTTCTTCGTAGAGAACTAGGCCAATCTGAACAAGAAATTCTTACAAGCAGAGTAATAGACAGATCTTTACGACCTTTGTTCAACCAAAGATATTCTTATGAAACACAACTTGTATGTAATTTATTAGCTGTAGATGGAGTTCATGATCCAGACATATTATCTATTAATGCTGCATCAGCAGCGTTAAGTATTTCAGATATTCCATGGAATGGGCCCGTAGGGGCAGTGAGAGTTGGAATGATCGATAAAAAACATGTTATTAATCCTACAAGGCGTGAACTCCAAGAAAGTTCACTAAACTTAATGTTAGCTTGTACATCTAAAAATCTTGTTGTTATGATGGAAGGATCTGCCAATGATATTTTAGAACCAGATCTTAAAAAAGCAATACGATTAGGTACCAAGGAATGTCAAACAATTATACAGTCCATAGCAAATTTACAAAGTGAAATGGGAAAgcctaaatttgaaattgaaactgATCAAGAGCTTGACCAAAATGTACTGAAATTTGTAAAGGAATTTTCAGAATCGGAgctacataatatttttacgtgTTATTCTTACGATAAGATATCACGCGACAATGCCATATCatatcttaaaaataaaatgttggaaaGTATAAGCGATCACGATTCAAAATTTATCGCAGCAGCTACAAAAGCTTTTAGTACCATTACCAGAGAAGTTTTTAGATCCGTGGTATATCAAGTAGAGAAGAG ATGCGATGGACGGGAATTTGATGAGCTGAGACCAATAGAATGTCAAGTAGACTTGTTTAAACCACTTCATGGTTCATCTTTCTTCCAAAGAGGACAAACTCAAGTTCTCTGCACAGTAACCCTCGACAGTATTGAGAGTTCTCTTAAATTGGATAATATTTCAATGTTAACTAG TGGCATAAAGGAAAAACATTTTTTCCTGCATTATGAATTCCCTCCATATGCAACAAATGAAACGGGTAAACTTACAGGAGCCAATCGTAGAGAGATAGGTCACGGGGCATTAGCAGAGAAAGGATTGCGGGCAGTTATACCAAAAGATTATCCATTTGCTATAAGATTGACAAGCGAAGTATTAGAATCAAATG GTTCTTCTTCAATGGCTACTGTTTGTGGTGGTAGTTTAGCATTAATGGATGCAGGGGTTCCAATATCGTCTGCAGTTGCCGGTGTAGCTATGGGACTAATATATAATCCAAACATCGGAAACAGTGTATCCGACGACGACTTTAAGATATTAACGGATATATcg GGTATAGAAGATTATTTTGGAGATATGGATTTTAAAATAGCAGGTACGAAAAAAGGATTTACCGCTTTACAAGTAGACGTGAAAGTACCAGGTATCCCTTTGAAGATAGTAATGAAGGCTATACAGAAATCAGCTACAGCAAAGAGTCGAATCCTTAATATAATGAATCGAGTGATAGCAGCCCCGGCGGAAAGTGATAGAAAGAATAAACCTGTGCACGATACTATAGAAGTGCCTGTGCACCAGAGAGGAAGGTTTCTTGGCATAGGaggaacaaatttgaaaaagattTATCACGAAACTGGAGTTAAT ATATATCCACAAAGTGATACAGAGTTTTCCTTGTTTGCACCTAATCAGACTGCGATGGACGAAGCGAAAGAAATGATCGCTCAAAGTCTGCAGAAAGATAATGAACCGACATTAATATTTGGCGACATTTATAAAGCAAAAATAACCGAAATTCGTGAAACTGGAGTTATGGTTACGTTGTATCCTACCATGGTGCCAACAATGTTACCCAACTCGCAGTTGGATCAGCGTAAAATACATCATCCCAGTGTTCTTGGTCTTAATGTTGGGGACGAAATACAAGTGAAGTATTTCGGACGAGATCCTGTTAGCGGTCATGTTAGATTATCGCGAAAAGTGTTACAGGATCCGGTTTCTTTCGTCAGAAATTTCAGTAGTACAGAAG AGACTTTGGAAACACATAAAacacaaatatga
- the LOC105663741 gene encoding keratocan has protein sequence MSSKNIIIFSILILVLVGISNTTIINFDPNAAAYFEEDIIVKNRRLACDSNEMVNLNGTFLSEIPRGFIKSSTVKAITLSNNKITRIPHDAFDDVPNLECLDLSYNKISILDLLDIRHDHLKILIFDHQEALEWDNFLQNNIPFYTSNPNFPNVEVLSLKRIGYEHSSLYANLFPKLSTIYWEDNQVAYVTPNITDYFSPNLKVIHLERNNLKRFITNDLQNVEELYLDENPLEYLSIDVSSNLKILSLMDCNIEFDWKLYFPTLITLDLSRNKLQEINAEYNATPNLENLSLNYNRFTTFPRLEHFSQLRKLSLNYNSIKTINFVTTSLLKTLHLRGNEITHVDYSAFVNVPNLEELDLAENKLNSLPYNWGSPLKMLRYINLSSNRFKSIAHIDSSSCINLNHIFVKNNYFRTISKDEIKYIPDNCTVYVA, from the coding sequence ATGTCttcgaaaaatataattattttttctattttaattcttGTCCTTGTCGGAATATCGAATACAACGATAATCAATTTTGATCCAAATGCGGCGGCATACTTCGAAGAagatataattgtaaaaaatcgTAGACTTGCCTGTGATAGTAATGAAATGGTAAATCTTAACGGGACCTTTTTGTCGGAAATTCCAAGAGGCTTTATAAAAAGTTCAACAGTAAAAGCGATAACGCTTAGTAACAACAAAATTACTAGAATACCTCACGACGCGTTTGACGACGTGCCGAATTTGGAATGTTTAGATTTATCGTACAATAAGATATCAATTTTGGATTTGTTAGATATCAGACACGATCATTTAAAGATTCTAATATTCGATCATCAAGAAGCTCTCGAATGGGATAATTTTTTGCAAAACAACATACCATTTTATACGTCaaatccaaattttccgaaCGTGGAGGTATTATCGTTGAAGAGAATCGGGTACGAGCACTCGTCACTCTACGCTAATTTATTTCCAAAATTGTCTACAATATATTGGGAAGATAATCAAGTGGCCTACGTAACCCCGAACATAACGGACTATTTTAGTCCTAATTTGAAGGTCATTCATTTAGAACGAAACAACCTTAAAAGGTTTATTACAAACGACCTTCAAAATGTTGAAGAATTGTATTTGGACGAAAATCCGTTAGAATATCTTTCGATCGATGTcagttcaaatttgaaaatcctttCTTTGATGGACTGCAATATAGAATTTGACTGGAAGTTGTATTTTCCAACTTTAATTACTTTAGATTTATCAAGGAACAAACTTCAGGAAATAAATGCAGAATACAATGCTACaccaaatttagagaatttgtcTTTAAATTATAATCGATTTACGACTTTTCCGCGGTTGGAACACTTTTCACAGCTTCGGAAGTTATcgttaaattataattcaatcAAAACCATTAATTTTGTGACGACAAGTTTATTGAAAACTTTACATCTAAGAGGAAATGAAATAACGCATGTCGATTATTCTGCATTTGTTAATGTTCCGAATTTAGAAGAATTAGATTTAGCAGAGAATAAATTGAATTCTCTGCCCTATAATTGGGGTTCACCTTTAAAAATGTTACgttatattaatttaagttCAAACAGGTTTAAATCTATAGCTCATATAGATAGTTCCTCGTGCATTAATCTTAACCATATAttcgtaaaaaataattattttagaacTATATCGAAAgacgaaataaaatatattcctgACAATTGTACGGTATACGTGGCTTAA